Below is a genomic region from Dioscorea cayenensis subsp. rotundata cultivar TDr96_F1 chromosome 14, TDr96_F1_v2_PseudoChromosome.rev07_lg8_w22 25.fasta, whole genome shotgun sequence.
AGCCATCATTGTTTGTTGTGCAGCAAGGGAGCTTTAGAGAATTTCAAAGGAGTCGGAGTGAGTCTTCCGCATCAGCTCTAATGAATCGAAATGGTGCTGAAAGGTGGTACAGAACAAATCGAGTTTGGTGAAGATGAAGTCATGACGAGCTAATTGATCGGCCATCAACAACAGCTGCTTATCGACAACGCGCGCCCTTGTCACCATACTTTCCGTTATGGGGTCAATGAAAGCACCTAATGATGCAGGAGACTGGGTAAGTTCAGAGAATTTTATAGGAGGGAGACAGGGAAAGGGAGAAGGATAGAAAGAAGGAGAGAATAATATCAAGCCAAAAGATGCCGTTCCATTTATTCATCACACTATTAATTGAGAGTCATAACAGAATTGTAACAACTTTCACTGGCATTCTAACAAACATCTTCTGTGCCAGGATAAGTGAGAAATATATTCACATAGAAAATGAGATTGGGTTGTTTCTCAAATCTCAATTAACCCAATCAAATATTCTAAATATGGCCATAATATAACAAATTACATAATCgttataaattcaaaaatattcacAACACCTAAATAAGAAACTAAAGAGGTAATTACACAATTAAATGACTAATTTTGGAAGCATTGGTGGTAATGTATGGCTAGAGCCCAACTCTTTGTCTCTATTGAGGGCGTGTAGGCCAGATAATCAATTCTCGGTCTATATGCACACTCTTAATGTATATAGCTCTTGAAGAattcgtttaaaaaaaaaaactatttacaAACTATGAATTACTCATGTTTGTAAAAGAATTGTGCCGACCACCTTGTAGTAATATTATAGGGTTGGCACTTGGCACGGCCTGCTTAGTCCAATGGATCGGCCAAGCACGACGCGTAGCCCAGCCTGAGTGGGCTAGTGCTGTGCAGTGCCCCGTTGGCATAAGTGCTAATCcctttcattaaaattaaacaccaaaaagctaaacataaaaaaaaaaccaaaaatctcaattgaaaaacaaatttctaaaatcttaaataactaaaagtaaaattatttaacataaaatgttaaacattctattaaaattttatataaaaaattacataaataaggtaacaaaaattaaagattatttttttaaccaaatgtGAACAAACCATGTATTAAGGATTTGCACAAATTAATCTTTTAACACCCCTATGCCTTCATCTTACGTGTGCTAAATTTAGCACCTGCTCAGAGACAATATCTTCGAAACCGGTGCTTATAAACTATAAAATCATTGGTGGaactaaatttaatatatatatatatatattacacaattcataattatttgaagttggaacaaaaaaaaacccccaaaactttgtaatttatttggaaagtataaaaaaaaaaaacaaaagatatagaacattttaaaaaaatattttataattattaatgtgCGTTTCATTACCAATCCTTGGGAGTCAATGATCCATCCAAACGCACCCTTAGTATGTTCATAATCAAGTAGCAtagtttgaaaaaaagaaaaagaaaaataatatttaatatctgttatagatttttttaaaaatatttttgtaaatatcttattttcattttttatattttttatatgaacctatatattataagtatttctttacaaataattttttatttttattttattttacttttaattttacaatatcAATCACACTTATTGGTAGGGGGACAGGGACAACCTAGCTCTCTCTCGTCAACAAGCAAGCCCTACATTGGTGTGAACTATAGAATTAATTAATAGGAGTCATCTAACCTTTTGAATCAGTCTGAAAAAATAAACTTTCCAACCACCGATGAGGACTCTGAATAATGCCAAAGTTGAAGCTTGCTTGATCTCCGAGGAGAAAGCGTGTGAAGACTTTGAGTGGATCCTTCTTGTCTtcctcaaaatttatttatttattttatttatttatttatttattttttatgagttCTGCCATACTTCCTCTGCCTTATTATAAATGTCAATCTTAACTGTTTCATGAAAAAAGAACTAATTAGAGTTGAAAATTTCATGAACATTCAGACTATATTTCTCATTTTGcccctttctttctctttttcatccACTAAAGTAGTGCATTTAACAGGATAGCGATAAAAgaataatgtatttaaatagatcaaattttaaaaataacatttaattaaagttttatagataaataatttaggatataaaaaatttctaagcGTGGGCATGTAGACAGAGAGTACTTCCTATTGCttcaataatattataatttttataatcacttatatgttttttaacccaatcttttttttaaaaaaaattattgtttctttaaaatttattttttttcaaaaactttttgtttctttaaaaatattatttttattattaatatagcATACaccattacaaaaaaaataaataaaactatcgGATgcgatttttttcttaaatttgtttattattaagataacaaataaataatttagctACTCCAATTTTTGAGTTTTTCCACTCATATTTGCATTTCAAATTCAGTTACGACAAGTGATATACTTTAAAGATattagtttaataattatcTCAGAAATAATAATCATGCTTCCtattatctaaatactttaactattattataaattattgttattttgtaGACACACATAGATATCGACAATCAACAAAGCAAAGGACAAGCAGGTACGGAGGTGCATCAGTTACGGTGGCTTGAATGACCTCCTGAGAATAATCCCCCCGCCATGCAACCCTGGAGGGGAGAATGAGAGGTAATTCTCACGGCTCACACAGCCAGGGGACCCTAAATATGAATTGTAATCTGAGAGGTTCGAACTCAAAATACCGATTCATGTACAATGGAGTAGTCTAATTTGAAATTTCTCCCACAggttccttttcattttctacttagaagcttattttttgttttgggcTTTTTTTCCTCACTTTTATCTTaatgataaacaaatttttaaaaaaaaaaatttagactGTGCAtatgaaacaaattaattatgGTTAAAGATGgggaatgaaattaaaaaatcgCATCATCGGATGCGATTTTTACCCTTTATGTATACATCAAAATAATCTTcaagttattgaaaaaaaaatatatatctattatgTATATGAAATGAATTTCTGGTGACAATTAATGAAGTTCAACGGATTTCTATATATTCACTACAGTACAATTAATTAAAGCTTATTAACAACTTTTCATCTCTATTCtgtttgatattatatataaattaaaatttttttttgctttatatattgagaaaaacaCTCCTCTAGAGGTGTATGTATATTAAACTTTTTACAAAGTTAATAACCTAAAGTATTTGTGTGATATATTGATGATGATCCATAGGATGCATCCACACAAAACACAATGATGACCAAGTCCATGCCCTAAAAATATACATGAAACCCTAAACCAAGGCCATGCATGCAAAGTGctagtgtttttctttcttagaCGTGTGGCATATAACAAGTGTTTTGTGGACCCTATGCATATAAACTCTCCACCTCTATTTTCCCCTCAAAACCCTCTCCATCTCCTTCAAAACAACCCTTCCATGTTCTAAGGAtccccttctccttctccatcccTTCCCAAGGGCACTGTCCTTCATCACAACAACCATGGTATACCATCCTTGCATTACCATTTCACTTAATTATATCCTCAATGGACATTATACTAAGTTTATTAGATCCTTACTTTATATAGTTGTATTcctatcattatcattatcattatgtaTACTATTTAGTATTTGCTCTTTATAATATGATGTTGTTATGTGTTATAAAGGCGAATTCGGCATCGGGAATGGCGGTGAACGATGAGTGTAAGCTAAAATTCTTGGAGCTGAAAGCAAAGAGGAATTTTCGGTTTATCGTTTTCAAGATCGACGAAAAGATCCAACAAGTGAAGGTTGATATGCTTGGCCAACCTGATCAGAGCTATGAGGACTTCACTGCTGCATTGCCTCCAAATGAATGTCGCTATGCTGTCTTTGATTTTGACTTTGTTACTGATGAGAATTGCCAAAAGAGCAAGATCTTCTTCATTGCTTGGtaattatcttcttcattttctctttacatgattattataaatatttgcatattatatatatatatatatattagggtaAAACCTTCTCAAGTATTAATTGATATGATCCAAGTAACGTGGTAGTTTAcctaaaatatttaacatataatatatgtttttttttaatcttcttcaTTGCTAGCTTGGTAAttgtcttcttcattttctcattatatggttattattattattattattattattattattattattattattattatatatcttttagGGTAAATCTTCACAATTTTTGACATGATCTGAGTAATGTGGTAGCTTACCCACAATATTTAATATacaatatatgtttttttttttttagaaaattactTGTATCTCggtattaaattattttataaaattttttaattgactATGATTAATTTGTAGAGATATACAAGCAAACATAATTTTTCTATAAGCATATATTCATTAATTACTATTTTTCCCCCAATTGAAAATCATTTCCTGATGTACTTGGATTCTTTCTTGACTTGCTAAATTAATTTGATGCCTGGAAATCATGTTGATAcaaaatcatttatattaaacACTTGCACTCAAAATGAAATcgacattttttttcaaagctaCTAATaagttctcaaatttttttttaaatataaatatatatatatatatattattttactctctcaataaatttgtagtttgatatgaattaatgaattaaatttcatttgcttataatatataatgtaattatGTTGTTCATGAACCAAAATACAACACCattaatttggtttttgaaGGTCTCCTGATACATCTAAAGTGAGGAGTAAGATGTTGTATGCAAGCTCCAAAGACAGGTTCAAGAGAGAGCTTGATGGAATTCAAGTTGAGTTACAAGCAACTGATCCAAGTGAGATGAGTTTTGATATTATCAAATCAAGAGCtatttgaagaaaagaatgagACCCTCatcaatttgataaatttattggcctttaattatattttttggaCCTTTTTTTTCATGTCTCTCAAAGAtggaatattatatttatttgttttttgtttcttgatttgTGATATGAGATTTATGATTTGTATCATTAATTAGTTCTAAATATTTTCATCAGTGCCTGAATACAAATTCATTCCACTGAAGGGATTTGTTTGTTTGGCTTTGTTGTTCTTATCTTAAAACATGATTTTGAATGATTAAAGTTTATTTGATTACTGCAAAAAGTGAGTTGAAAAAGTTGAATAGAATAGATgttgtaatttttgaaaattataagtttggaaaaaatagtaaaaatgaaGTGAAAAGCAAATTAACTTTAATAGAagattttatgtattttcatgGTATTGataacatttaatttggttaatattgTTTCAGCTTTTGTAACAAATTATTTAAGATTATAACTAATATTGTGATGGTTACCTACCCCACATTTataggttttttaaattaattatacatcaCCAAAAATTTCCATATAATTAGCATAAAAAGTATGGTACTATTAGCAATTGGGCAAATAAAGGtgcaaaaattattaaaaaatcctttatttttttaaggtaaaaaaattaattatttttaatttcattacaaATTTAAAGTTTGCCCCACTTTTTGACAAGGAATTATACAGTATAATATGTAATGCTTgaagaaacaaatatataatgTCTCAAAATTTGTAACTAAGAATTTTTTTGGATACCTTAAATAATGGTTGACAtgagtaaaattaatttttaaaatattttaaaaaattgaatgataatatggattttttaaaaaatattttacaattctaaaatgaaaaaccCATTAGATCATGCACAACGtgttaaacaaaaaacataCACTTGTAGCAAGTCTTCACAAGGTACCATCCCTTAAAAGAAAATGCTTATGCACTATTCAACGgacttaattaaatattagtttaagATCATGTGTTCAATATGTACAAAAGTGCACATTAGTacaagagtaatgctatatacaACTAACTGGTTACACGAACTAGCCACACGACCCACGTGGCTGGTGACATGTAATCCAGTtagttttaattagttttaactATAATGATAATATCTTTTTGTTAATCACTTTTATCTCTCCCTTGccctcactctctctctctccctctttctttctcccgTGCccttactctctctctctctctctccctcccgTGCCCTAGTCGCCGCTCTCCCATGCCATAGCTGCCGCCGCCGGAGAGCTCTCCCGTCTCAGATGCCGCTCTCCCGGTCCTAAGCTCTTCTATGCCCTAGCCGCTAGAGATTCTCCGACCGCGAAAAATACcagaaaaaaaatagagcatCACTCCGACCGCGAAGAAAGAATCTAAGGGAAATACCAGAGAATATTATCgatattattcaataaataacCAAGGAAAAAATTATCTCAACGCAGAAGTACTTCCTATTCTCAATAGCATCAGTGAGTAAACATGGTAATAAGCCCCGCACTATAGGGAgg
It encodes:
- the LOC120276283 gene encoding actin-depolymerizing factor-like, which encodes MANSASGMAVNDECKLKFLELKAKRNFRFIVFKIDEKIQQVKVDMLGQPDQSYEDFTAALPPNECRYAVFDFDFVTDENCQKSKIFFIAWSPDTSKVRSKMLYASSKDRFKRELDGIQVELQATDPSEMSFDIIKSRAI